Proteins encoded within one genomic window of Cellulomonas xiejunii:
- a CDS encoding adenosine deaminase, with product MTPADLPDGLDEALRALPKVLLHDHLDGGLRPATVVELAAATGHDLPTTDPQELGRWFVDAAGSGSLPRYLETFVHTLAVMQTADGLRRVAREAVLDLAADGVVYAEERYAPEQHQQAGLTLQQVVDAVREGLAEGMQLAAADGHEIRVVQVLSAMRQADRSGEIAALALANRDAGVVGFDIAGPEEGFPPSLHAAAFRLLRDASFPATVHAGEADGLDSIAQALHVAGAVRLGHGVRVADDVQEGPDGTWRLGVLAHWVRDRRVPLEVCPSSNVQTGAAASVAEHPVTLLRRAGFEVTISTDNRLQSGTSLSRELGLLVREAGWTIDDVVDVTLTAAQHTFLNYDERRALVDRIARPEVAPGTESPGRHRA from the coding sequence GTGACACCTGCGGACCTTCCTGACGGCCTGGACGAGGCGCTGCGTGCGCTGCCGAAGGTCCTGCTGCACGACCACCTCGACGGCGGACTGCGTCCCGCGACGGTCGTCGAGCTGGCTGCCGCGACCGGTCACGACCTGCCGACGACCGACCCGCAGGAGCTGGGCCGGTGGTTCGTCGACGCCGCCGGGTCGGGCTCCCTGCCGCGGTACCTCGAGACCTTCGTGCACACGCTCGCCGTCATGCAGACGGCGGACGGGCTGCGCCGGGTCGCCCGCGAGGCCGTGCTCGACCTGGCCGCCGACGGCGTCGTGTACGCCGAGGAGCGCTACGCGCCCGAGCAGCACCAGCAGGCCGGCCTGACGCTGCAGCAGGTCGTCGACGCGGTGCGCGAGGGCCTCGCCGAGGGCATGCAGCTCGCGGCGGCCGACGGGCACGAGATCCGCGTCGTCCAGGTGCTGTCCGCGATGCGGCAGGCCGACCGGTCGGGCGAGATCGCGGCGCTCGCGCTGGCGAACCGGGACGCCGGCGTCGTGGGGTTCGACATCGCGGGCCCCGAGGAGGGCTTCCCGCCGTCGCTGCACGCCGCGGCCTTCCGCCTCCTGCGTGACGCGAGCTTCCCTGCCACCGTCCACGCGGGGGAGGCCGACGGCCTGGACTCGATCGCGCAGGCCCTGCACGTGGCCGGCGCCGTGCGCCTCGGGCACGGCGTGCGCGTCGCGGACGACGTGCAGGAGGGGCCGGACGGCACGTGGCGTCTGGGCGTCCTCGCGCACTGGGTCCGCGACCGCCGCGTCCCGCTCGAGGTGTGCCCGTCGTCGAACGTGCAGACCGGGGCTGCGGCGTCCGTCGCCGAGCACCCCGTCACGCTGCTGCGCCGGGCGGGCTTCGAGGTCACCATCAGCACGGACAACCGCCTGCAGTCCGGGACGTCGCTGTCGCGCGAGCTCGGTCTGCTCGTCCGCGAGGCCGGGTGGACGATCGACGACGTCGTCGACGTCACGCTGACCGCGGCGCAGCACACGTTCCTCAACTACGACGAGCGCCGTGCGCTCGTCGACCGCATCGCCCGCCCGGAGGTCGCTCCGGGCACCGAAAGCCCTGGGAGGCACCGCGCATGA
- the deoC gene encoding deoxyribose-phosphate aldolase produces the protein MTTDDTPTTPGPIDAVGLARLVDHTLLKPEATRADVEALVAEGVRLGVYSVCVSPSFLPLEIPVGLDGAPDLLVATVCGFPSGKHHSEVKAAEAARAVRDGADEVDMVIDVGAAKEGRFADVQQDITAVRAAAPAPTVLKVIIESAALTDDEIVRVCQAAEAAGADFVKTSTGFHPAGGASVHAVELMARTVGGRLGVKASGGVRTAADALAMVQAGATRLGLSGTAAVLAGVTADGDY, from the coding sequence ATGACCACCGACGACACACCCACGACGCCCGGTCCGATCGACGCGGTCGGGCTCGCGCGGCTCGTCGACCACACGCTGCTCAAGCCCGAGGCGACCCGCGCGGACGTCGAGGCGCTCGTCGCCGAGGGCGTGCGGCTGGGCGTGTACTCCGTGTGCGTCTCGCCGTCGTTCCTGCCGCTGGAGATCCCCGTCGGGCTCGACGGCGCTCCTGACCTGCTCGTCGCGACGGTCTGCGGGTTCCCGTCGGGCAAGCACCACAGCGAGGTCAAGGCGGCCGAGGCCGCGCGCGCGGTGCGTGACGGCGCCGACGAGGTCGACATGGTGATCGACGTCGGAGCGGCCAAGGAAGGGCGGTTCGCGGACGTCCAGCAGGACATCACGGCCGTGCGTGCCGCCGCGCCGGCGCCGACCGTGCTCAAGGTCATCATCGAGTCGGCGGCGCTCACCGACGACGAGATCGTGCGCGTGTGCCAGGCCGCGGAGGCCGCGGGTGCGGACTTCGTCAAGACCTCGACGGGTTTCCACCCCGCCGGCGGGGCGAGCGTCCACGCGGTCGAGCTCATGGCGCGCACCGTGGGCGGTCGGCTCGGCGTCAAGGCGTCGGGCGGCGTCCGCACGGCCGCCGACGCCCTGGCGATGGTCCAGGCGGGTGCGACGCGGCTCGGTCTGTCGGGGACCGCGGCGGTGCTCGCGGGCGTCACGGCGGACGGCGACTACTGA
- a CDS encoding DUF6055 domain-containing protein, producing MSRIRRGTLVVALVVAFLLGAALASAFGGSRAGAKALVVPEGWRSTWVDAHVLEGDDVALAWGDRTGSDPTRAPQGLRFDPAVVVAQLQALYALDADVLGLGSSDGPLATRKVVVVVDGTWSIGPGASGAPGPGADGATPLTRGGVVDGVALLQVRPEVIASSVTTGATGAGARTATPVPADDATTPPAAVSSPAVTGPAVTGPAVTAPPDATQDARARVPAGTPWELARGVAETLQRVTEATHPGHGLTPEAADTLRPAASAYLATLAVPTEHADVSDHLRSSQLAWGSARHGAAGWLLLQHLADRSSPMLVRDLWTGSLDTEHVLGAYTRLTQSNASTLNRRVAQYAMRAAVGDVTGTGRPGDLVAGLDPVLLAHRTTPVEPAPDDPGHHRVTGALAPAAYGYTVVRLVPDGSGADVRVRVRGHAQELADVHPGWSFGLVAVGPTGPRYSPVTEGIDGELRLALRPGEAEIYLVVAATPSEVVATGAESFAQVTRYPYEFRVAGASVDPGEPAVEGGHRHPNGGGWVDDAASVDPAAHVAAGAVVRGDATVGPGVRIEGRAWVEPGARLTGDVVVRDAALVRGSARLSGTVLVGGDAVVGFTCDAGAYTSYRAGAVCDPTAVDTDVNPVVTPFAPGETTLSDSGDQVAPTTEPVPGETPGAEAGSTTPAGPGSVPTPSAAAPPPPSAGVAAPPAAVPAGACTATYEIVTSWPGGAQVQLTVTATTPDVHGWLLTWTQPAGLEMVDWWGAEFARSGSSVTAENLSWNGSIANGGSATIGFNATAESDAALAAPQVRCERRG from the coding sequence ATGAGCCGGATCAGGCGCGGCACGCTCGTCGTGGCGCTCGTCGTCGCGTTCCTCCTGGGCGCCGCCCTCGCGAGCGCGTTCGGCGGCAGCAGGGCGGGGGCCAAGGCCCTCGTCGTGCCCGAGGGCTGGCGCAGCACGTGGGTCGACGCGCACGTGCTCGAGGGGGACGACGTCGCCCTCGCGTGGGGTGACCGCACCGGCTCCGACCCCACGCGGGCACCGCAGGGCCTGCGGTTCGACCCCGCGGTCGTCGTCGCACAGCTGCAGGCCCTGTACGCCCTCGACGCGGACGTGCTGGGCCTGGGGTCGTCCGACGGACCGCTCGCGACGCGCAAGGTCGTCGTCGTCGTCGACGGGACCTGGTCGATCGGGCCCGGTGCGTCGGGCGCCCCTGGCCCCGGCGCGGACGGCGCGACGCCGCTCACCCGCGGCGGCGTCGTGGACGGTGTCGCGCTGCTGCAGGTCCGCCCCGAGGTGATCGCGTCGTCCGTGACGACCGGCGCGACGGGCGCGGGCGCACGCACGGCCACGCCGGTGCCGGCGGACGACGCGACCACGCCCCCGGCGGCGGTGAGCTCACCGGCCGTGACCGGCCCCGCGGTCACCGGCCCCGCGGTCACCGCCCCGCCCGACGCGACGCAGGACGCCCGTGCCCGCGTTCCCGCGGGAACCCCGTGGGAGCTCGCGCGCGGCGTCGCCGAGACGCTGCAGCGCGTGACGGAAGCCACCCACCCCGGTCACGGGCTGACCCCCGAGGCGGCGGACACCCTGCGGCCGGCCGCGTCGGCGTACCTCGCGACGCTGGCCGTGCCCACGGAGCACGCCGACGTCTCGGACCACCTCCGGTCGTCCCAGCTCGCGTGGGGCAGTGCTCGTCACGGAGCCGCCGGGTGGCTGCTGCTGCAGCACCTGGCCGACCGCTCCTCGCCCATGCTCGTCCGCGACCTGTGGACCGGGTCCCTGGACACCGAGCACGTCCTGGGCGCCTACACGCGTCTCACGCAGTCGAACGCGTCCACGCTGAACCGCCGTGTCGCGCAGTACGCGATGCGGGCCGCGGTCGGCGACGTCACCGGCACCGGCCGGCCCGGGGACCTCGTCGCGGGACTCGACCCCGTGCTCCTCGCGCACCGCACGACGCCCGTCGAGCCCGCGCCGGACGACCCCGGGCACCACCGCGTCACCGGTGCCCTGGCTCCTGCCGCCTACGGCTACACGGTGGTGCGGCTCGTGCCCGACGGCTCGGGCGCCGACGTGCGGGTGCGGGTCCGCGGCCACGCGCAGGAGCTCGCCGACGTCCACCCCGGGTGGAGCTTCGGTCTCGTCGCCGTCGGCCCGACAGGGCCGCGGTACAGCCCCGTCACCGAGGGGATCGACGGTGAGCTGCGCCTCGCGCTGCGCCCCGGTGAGGCGGAGATCTACCTGGTCGTGGCGGCCACGCCCAGCGAGGTCGTCGCGACGGGCGCGGAGAGCTTCGCCCAGGTGACGCGCTACCCGTACGAGTTCCGTGTCGCGGGTGCGTCGGTCGACCCCGGCGAGCCCGCGGTCGAGGGCGGTCACCGGCACCCGAACGGCGGCGGCTGGGTGGACGACGCCGCGAGCGTCGACCCGGCGGCCCACGTCGCCGCGGGAGCGGTCGTGCGCGGCGACGCCACGGTCGGACCGGGCGTGCGCATCGAGGGCCGCGCGTGGGTGGAGCCGGGTGCGCGGCTGACCGGTGACGTGGTCGTGCGGGACGCCGCGCTCGTGCGCGGCTCGGCGCGGCTCTCCGGCACGGTGCTCGTCGGCGGCGACGCGGTCGTCGGGTTCACGTGCGACGCGGGCGCCTACACGTCGTACCGGGCGGGTGCCGTGTGCGACCCCACGGCCGTCGACACGGACGTCAACCCCGTCGTCACCCCGTTCGCGCCGGGAGAGACGACGCTGAGCGACAGCGGGGACCAGGTCGCCCCGACGACCGAGCCGGTGCCGGGCGAGACCCCCGGGGCCGAGGCCGGCTCCACGACGCCGGCAGGGCCGGGCTCCGTACCGACCCCCTCGGCGGCCGCACCGCCGCCGCCCTCAGCGGGGGTGGCCGCGCCTCCCGCCGCAGTGCCGGCGGGCGCCTGCACGGCCACGTACGAGATCGTCACCTCGTGGCCCGGCGGGGCGCAGGTCCAGCTCACCGTCACGGCGACGACGCCGGACGTGCACGGCTGGTTGCTGACGTGGACCCAGCCCGCCGGACTCGAGATGGTGGACTGGTGGGGCGCCGAGTTCGCACGCAGCGGCAGCAGCGTCACCGCCGAGAACCTGTCGTGGAACGGCTCGATCGCCAACGGGGGCAGCGCCACGATCGGGTTCAACGCGACCGCCGAGAGCGACGCCGCCCTGGCCGCCCCGCAGGTGCGGTGCGAGCGCCGGGGCTGA
- a CDS encoding phospho-sugar mutase — MTDERTGTDGDGWARLVTQVDAWVADDPDPVTADELTALLRVARETPEPGASEPVAHLVHRDAATARAELEDRFSGLLQFGTAGLRGALGGGPHRMNRAVVIRAAAGLADFLLGELEGATPAPRVVVGYDARHNSHRFALDTAAVMTAVGIEVLLLPRALPTPVLARAVRRFDADAGVMVTASHNPPQDNGYKVYLGGRVVTDAGQGAQIVPPADTAIAAAIARVPSVASVPRASTGWTVLGEDVVDEYARTAAAVAPDGDADARARLKVVLTPLHGVGGALTKDVLARAGFGDVTLVAEQAEPDPDFPTVAFPNPEEPGATDLALALASAMRADLVVAVDPDADRCAVAVLDPRAHIPARGPETPQADGWRMLTGDEVGALLGADAADRLRTAGSPAGSTPTLACSIVSSRLLAAVAAAAGLRFASTLTGFKWISRVDGLVFGYEEALGYCVDPAHVRDKDGMTAAVRVCDLAARLAAQGRTLVDALDDLARAHGLHATGQVSARFADLSRIGATMTALREAPPATLAGSPVVEVVDLAAGTDDDRGGLPPTDGLRLLTADGTRVVVRPSGTEPKVKAYLEVVVPVAADAERAELDAAHRTARHRLDDLARDVRTALGLDGS; from the coding sequence CTGACCGACGAGCGCACGGGCACTGACGGCGACGGGTGGGCACGCCTCGTCACGCAGGTCGACGCCTGGGTCGCGGACGACCCCGACCCCGTCACCGCGGACGAGCTGACGGCCCTGCTGCGGGTGGCGCGCGAGACGCCCGAGCCGGGCGCGAGCGAGCCCGTCGCGCATCTGGTCCACCGTGACGCCGCAACGGCACGTGCCGAGCTGGAGGACCGGTTCTCCGGGCTCCTCCAGTTCGGCACGGCGGGCCTGCGCGGGGCCCTCGGCGGGGGACCGCACCGCATGAACCGCGCGGTCGTCATCCGCGCCGCGGCGGGGCTCGCGGACTTCCTGCTCGGCGAGCTCGAGGGCGCCACGCCCGCGCCGCGCGTCGTCGTCGGGTACGACGCCCGCCACAACTCGCACCGGTTCGCCCTGGACACCGCCGCGGTCATGACCGCCGTCGGCATCGAGGTGCTGCTGCTGCCGCGCGCGCTCCCCACGCCCGTGCTCGCGCGGGCCGTGCGCCGCTTCGACGCGGACGCGGGCGTCATGGTCACCGCGTCCCACAACCCGCCGCAGGACAACGGCTACAAGGTGTACCTGGGTGGGCGCGTCGTGACGGACGCGGGCCAGGGTGCGCAGATCGTGCCGCCCGCGGACACGGCGATCGCCGCCGCGATCGCGCGGGTGCCGTCGGTCGCGTCGGTGCCCCGCGCGTCGACCGGCTGGACGGTGCTCGGCGAGGACGTCGTCGACGAGTACGCACGCACGGCGGCGGCCGTGGCGCCGGACGGCGACGCCGACGCCCGTGCGCGCCTCAAGGTGGTCCTCACACCGCTGCACGGCGTCGGTGGGGCACTGACCAAGGACGTGCTCGCCCGCGCGGGCTTCGGGGACGTCACGCTCGTCGCCGAGCAGGCCGAACCGGACCCGGACTTCCCCACCGTCGCGTTCCCGAACCCGGAGGAGCCGGGTGCCACCGACCTCGCGCTCGCCCTCGCGTCGGCGATGCGGGCGGACCTGGTCGTGGCGGTCGACCCCGACGCGGACCGGTGCGCGGTCGCCGTGCTCGACCCGCGCGCTCACATCCCGGCCCGCGGGCCCGAGACGCCGCAGGCCGACGGCTGGCGCATGCTCACCGGCGACGAGGTCGGTGCGCTGCTGGGCGCGGACGCGGCGGACCGGCTGCGCACCGCCGGGTCCCCGGCGGGCTCCACGCCCACGCTCGCGTGCTCCATCGTGTCGTCCCGCCTGCTCGCGGCCGTCGCCGCCGCCGCTGGCCTGCGCTTCGCGTCGACGCTGACCGGGTTCAAGTGGATCTCCCGCGTCGACGGCCTGGTGTTCGGCTACGAGGAGGCCCTCGGCTACTGCGTCGACCCCGCGCACGTGCGCGACAAGGACGGCATGACCGCGGCCGTGCGCGTGTGCGACCTCGCGGCGCGGCTCGCGGCGCAGGGCCGCACCCTCGTCGACGCTCTCGACGACCTGGCGCGCGCGCACGGGCTGCACGCGACCGGGCAGGTCAGCGCCCGGTTCGCCGACCTCAGCCGGATCGGCGCCACCATGACGGCGCTGCGCGAGGCGCCGCCGGCGACCCTCGCCGGGTCGCCCGTGGTCGAGGTCGTCGACCTGGCCGCGGGCACCGACGACGACCGCGGGGGCCTGCCGCCCACCGACGGCCTCCGGCTGCTGACGGCCGACGGCACACGCGTCGTCGTCCGCCCGTCGGGGACGGAACCGAAGGTGAAGGCCTACCTCGAGGTCGTCGTCCCCGTTGCCGCGGACGCCGAGCGCGCGGAGCTGGACGCCGCCCACCGGACCGCGCGCCACCGCCTGGACGACCTCGCACGCGACGTGCGCACGGCGCTGGGCCTCGACGGGTCCTGA
- a CDS encoding purine-nucleoside phosphorylase, which produces MSEISPARDLTGGAVPSLDHPTTDPFDVARIAAEVIARRTGVEKHDVALVLGSGWGGAADLLGETVAELPSHEVPGFSRAAVAGHVGTLRSVRIAGDDDRPDRYALVLGSRTHLYEGRGVRRVVHGVRTAAATGVSTVVLTNGCGGLNLGWAPGTPVLIRDHINLTATSPLEGATFVDLTDLYSSRLRAVAREVDPSLDEGVYVQFHGPHYETPAEVAMAGRLGGDLVGMSTTLEAIAARHAGLEVLGISLVTNMAAGISPEPLDHEEVLEAGRAAGPRISALLADVVRRL; this is translated from the coding sequence ATGAGCGAGATCTCCCCCGCGCGTGACCTGACCGGCGGCGCAGTCCCCAGCCTCGACCACCCCACGACCGACCCGTTCGACGTCGCCAGGATCGCCGCTGAGGTGATCGCGCGCCGCACCGGTGTCGAGAAGCACGACGTCGCGCTCGTGCTCGGGTCCGGGTGGGGCGGCGCGGCGGACCTGCTGGGCGAGACGGTCGCCGAGCTGCCGAGCCACGAGGTGCCGGGCTTCTCACGAGCGGCCGTCGCGGGGCACGTCGGCACGCTGCGCTCCGTGCGCATCGCGGGGGACGACGACCGCCCGGACCGGTACGCGCTGGTCCTGGGCTCACGTACCCACCTGTACGAGGGGCGCGGCGTCCGGCGCGTCGTCCACGGTGTGCGCACGGCGGCGGCCACGGGTGTCTCCACGGTCGTGCTGACCAACGGCTGCGGAGGCCTGAACCTCGGCTGGGCCCCGGGCACCCCCGTCCTCATCCGTGACCACATCAACCTGACGGCGACGTCGCCCCTCGAGGGAGCGACGTTCGTCGACCTGACCGACCTCTACTCCTCGCGCCTGCGCGCCGTGGCGCGCGAGGTCGACCCGTCGCTCGACGAGGGCGTGTACGTGCAGTTCCACGGGCCGCACTACGAGACTCCCGCGGAGGTCGCCATGGCGGGGCGGCTCGGCGGTGACCTGGTCGGCATGTCGACGACGCTCGAGGCGATCGCCGCACGGCACGCCGGTCTGGAGGTGCTCGGCATCTCGCTGGTCACCAACATGGCGGCAGGCATCAGCCCCGAGCCGCTCGACCACGAGGAGGTCCTCGAGGCCGGACGTGCCGCGGGACCGCGCATCAGCGCGCTGCTCGCCGATGTCGTCCGGCGGTTGTGA
- a CDS encoding NAD(P)H-quinone dehydrogenase, whose amino-acid sequence MSSQQTVAAPDQSHVAAPAAASTVRDAPDDPTVTRVVVVGGGPGGYEAALVARRLGARVTVVERSGLGGAAVLTDVVPSKTLIATAEWMTIADRAPELGIRLDGLADGDEADAGRTPAAAVLRHRIDVPAVNARVKALAAAQSADIRGRLDREGVDVITGTGRLVDAEHVAVTEADGREHVLDADVVLCATGATPRVLPDALPDGERILTWTQMYNLTELPQRLVVVGSGVTGAEFAGAYTSLGADVVLVSSRDRVLPGEDADAAELIEGVFRQRGMTVMSRSRASSARRTADGVVVTLEDGRTVEGSHVLFAVGSVPTTRDLGLENAGVRLTASGHIEVDKVSRTNVRGVYAAGDCTGVLPLASVAATQGRIAMSHALGDAVRPLSLRSISANIFTAPEIATVGLSETRLQEMGTHYRTSTLPLARNPRAKMLGVRDGFVKVFAHAGTGTVLGAVVVGPRASESIFPLTLAVTHRLTTDQVAEASTVYPSMSGTIGEVARMLHQRSED is encoded by the coding sequence GTGAGCAGCCAGCAGACCGTCGCGGCCCCCGACCAGTCCCACGTGGCGGCACCCGCCGCCGCCTCCACCGTCCGTGACGCGCCCGACGACCCCACCGTGACCCGGGTCGTGGTCGTCGGCGGCGGCCCCGGTGGTTACGAGGCCGCACTCGTCGCCCGGCGCCTCGGTGCGCGCGTCACGGTGGTCGAGCGATCCGGCCTGGGAGGCGCCGCGGTCCTCACCGACGTCGTGCCGTCCAAGACGCTCATCGCGACAGCGGAGTGGATGACCATCGCCGACCGCGCCCCCGAGCTCGGCATCCGGCTCGACGGGCTCGCGGACGGCGACGAGGCCGACGCCGGGCGGACGCCCGCCGCGGCGGTGCTGCGCCACCGCATCGACGTGCCCGCGGTGAACGCGCGCGTCAAGGCGCTCGCGGCCGCGCAGTCCGCCGACATCCGCGGGCGGCTGGACCGCGAGGGCGTCGACGTCATCACGGGCACCGGTCGCCTCGTCGACGCCGAGCACGTGGCCGTGACGGAGGCCGACGGGCGCGAGCACGTGCTGGACGCCGACGTCGTCCTGTGCGCGACGGGCGCGACACCCCGCGTGCTGCCCGACGCGCTCCCGGACGGCGAGCGCATCCTCACGTGGACCCAGATGTACAACCTCACGGAGCTGCCGCAGCGGCTGGTGGTCGTCGGGTCGGGTGTCACCGGTGCGGAGTTCGCGGGCGCGTACACGTCGCTCGGCGCCGACGTCGTGCTGGTGTCCAGCCGGGACCGCGTGCTGCCCGGCGAGGACGCCGACGCGGCCGAGCTCATCGAGGGCGTCTTCCGGCAGCGCGGCATGACGGTCATGTCGCGCTCGCGGGCCTCGTCGGCGCGCCGCACGGCGGACGGGGTCGTCGTGACCCTCGAGGACGGCCGCACGGTCGAGGGGTCGCACGTGCTGTTCGCCGTGGGGTCGGTGCCGACGACGCGCGACCTCGGGCTGGAGAACGCGGGGGTACGGCTGACGGCGTCCGGGCACATCGAGGTCGACAAGGTCTCGCGCACCAACGTGCGCGGGGTCTACGCGGCGGGAGACTGCACGGGCGTGCTCCCGCTCGCGTCGGTCGCTGCCACGCAGGGCCGCATCGCCATGTCGCACGCCCTGGGGGACGCTGTGCGCCCGTTGTCCCTGCGGAGCATCTCGGCGAACATCTTCACGGCGCCCGAGATCGCGACCGTCGGCCTCTCCGAGACGCGGCTGCAGGAGATGGGCACGCACTACCGCACGAGCACGCTGCCGCTGGCGCGGAACCCGCGCGCCAAGATGCTCGGTGTGCGCGACGGGTTCGTCAAGGTCTTCGCGCACGCGGGCACGGGGACCGTGCTGGGGGCCGTCGTCGTGGGCCCGCGGGCGAGCGAGTCGATCTTCCCGCTCACGCTGGCCGTCACGCACCGGCTCACGACCGACCAGGTCGCCGAGGCGTCGACGGTGTACCCGTCGATGTCCGGCACGATCGGCGAGGTCGCCCGCATGCTCCACCAGCGCAGCGAGGACTGA
- a CDS encoding NUDIX domain-containing protein has product MCGCGARHWGLHGAAGLLLARRGADGRATHVVLQHRAQWSDQGGTWALPGGAREPDETAVQAALREAHEEAGVEASAVAVRDEYVLTHPDWSYTTVVADAVAPFTPTATDTESIEVTWVAVDDVVARPLLRAFADAWPELRARLDP; this is encoded by the coding sequence ATGTGCGGGTGCGGCGCCCGGCACTGGGGCCTGCACGGGGCGGCCGGGCTGCTGCTCGCGCGGCGGGGGGCGGACGGTCGCGCGACGCACGTCGTGCTGCAGCACCGAGCGCAGTGGAGCGACCAGGGCGGCACGTGGGCGCTGCCCGGGGGCGCGCGCGAGCCGGACGAGACCGCCGTCCAGGCGGCGCTGCGCGAGGCGCACGAGGAGGCCGGCGTCGAGGCCTCGGCGGTCGCGGTGCGCGACGAGTACGTCCTGACGCACCCCGACTGGTCGTACACGACGGTGGTCGCGGACGCGGTCGCGCCGTTCACACCCACCGCGACCGACACGGAGAGCATCGAGGTCACCTGGGTCGCGGTCGACGACGTCGTCGCCCGTCCCCTGCTCCGCGCCTTCGCGGACGCGTGGCCAGAGCTGCGCGCACGCCTCGACCCCTGA
- a CDS encoding acetyl/propionyl/methylcrotonyl-CoA carboxylase subunit alpha codes for MTKVLVANRGEIAVRIARACRDAGVASVAVYSDTDRDALHVHVADEAYALDGARAAETYLDIAKLLDVARRSGADAVHPGYGFLAENAQFAQAVIDAGLVWIGPPPSAIESLGDKVSARHIAQRAGAPLVAGTPEPVQDVSEIHAFAAEHGLPIAIKAAFGGGGRGLKVAREADEIDEMFESAVREAVAAFGRGECFVERYLDRPRHVETQCLADAYGTVVVVSTRDCSLQRRHQKLVEEAPAPYLSDEQNRALVTASQAILREAGYVGAGTCEFLVGRDGTVSFLEVNTRLQVEHPVSEEISGIDLVREQLRIAAGEPLGYTEVTTRGHSIEFRINGEDPAAGFLPAPGRISRLRFPSGPGVRVDSGVVEGDTVSGMFDSMIAKVIVTGATRRQAVERARRALAELEVVGIPTVTPFHRAVLDAEAFVPADDAQPFTVHTRWIETEFAETVAGLGGAAAPAQDEEQLPAGQLERVVVEVGGKRLEVVLPAALGLGRGSGSGAGRLGGGRQGAAPRRTARARAARTGGSNGTVLSSPMQGTIVKVAVAEGALVAEGDLVVVLEAMKMEQPLVAHRAGTVQSLTAAVGANVSAGGAICDIVG; via the coding sequence ATGACCAAGGTCCTTGTCGCGAACCGCGGTGAGATCGCCGTCCGCATCGCCCGTGCCTGCCGTGACGCCGGTGTCGCGTCCGTCGCCGTGTACTCGGACACCGACCGGGACGCCCTGCACGTGCACGTCGCGGACGAGGCGTACGCGCTCGACGGCGCCCGCGCGGCGGAGACGTACCTGGACATCGCCAAGCTGCTCGACGTCGCCCGCCGGTCGGGTGCCGACGCGGTGCACCCCGGCTACGGGTTCCTCGCGGAGAACGCGCAGTTCGCGCAGGCGGTGATCGACGCGGGTCTGGTGTGGATCGGCCCGCCGCCGTCGGCGATCGAGTCGCTCGGCGACAAGGTGAGCGCGCGGCACATCGCGCAGCGTGCCGGCGCGCCCCTGGTGGCGGGCACCCCCGAGCCGGTCCAGGACGTGTCCGAGATCCACGCGTTCGCCGCCGAGCACGGGCTGCCCATCGCGATCAAGGCGGCGTTCGGCGGTGGCGGACGCGGCCTGAAGGTCGCCCGCGAGGCCGACGAGATCGACGAGATGTTCGAGTCGGCGGTCCGCGAGGCCGTCGCGGCGTTCGGGCGCGGCGAGTGCTTCGTCGAGCGCTACCTCGACCGTCCGCGTCACGTGGAGACGCAGTGCCTCGCCGACGCGTACGGCACCGTCGTCGTCGTCTCGACGCGGGACTGCTCGCTGCAGCGACGCCACCAGAAGCTGGTCGAGGAGGCGCCCGCGCCGTACCTGAGCGACGAGCAGAACCGGGCCCTGGTCACCGCGTCGCAGGCCATCCTGCGCGAGGCCGGGTACGTGGGCGCCGGCACCTGCGAGTTCCTCGTGGGCCGCGACGGGACGGTCTCGTTCCTCGAGGTCAACACCCGCCTGCAGGTGGAGCACCCCGTCAGCGAGGAGATCAGCGGCATCGACCTCGTGCGCGAGCAGCTGCGGATCGCCGCAGGCGAGCCGCTGGGCTACACCGAGGTCACCACGCGCGGGCACTCCATCGAGTTCCGCATCAACGGCGAGGACCCCGCCGCAGGGTTCCTGCCCGCACCGGGACGCATCAGCCGTCTGCGGTTCCCGTCCGGGCCGGGCGTGCGCGTCGACTCGGGCGTCGTCGAGGGCGACACCGTGTCCGGCATGTTCGACTCGATGATCGCCAAGGTGATCGTCACGGGTGCCACGCGCCGCCAGGCCGTCGAGCGCGCGCGCCGCGCGCTCGCCGAGCTCGAGGTCGTCGGCATCCCGACGGTCACGCCGTTCCACCGGGCGGTGCTCGACGCCGAGGCGTTCGTCCCCGCCGACGACGCGCAGCCGTTCACGGTGCACACCCGGTGGATCGAGACGGAGTTCGCCGAGACCGTCGCTGGCCTCGGAGGTGCGGCCGCACCGGCCCAGGACGAGGAGCAGCTGCCCGCCGGGCAGCTGGAGCGCGTGGTCGTCGAGGTGGGCGGCAAGCGGCTCGAGGTCGTGCTGCCCGCGGCACTCGGACTGGGGCGCGGGTCGGGTTCGGGAGCCGGGCGTCTCGGTGGAGGGCGTCAGGGCGCCGCGCCCCGGCGCACGGCGCGTGCCCGGGCCGCACGGACCGGTGGGTCCAACGGCACGGTGCTCTCGTCCCCCATGCAGGGCACGATCGTCAAGGTCGCGGTCGCCGAGGGTGCGCTGGTGGCCGAGGGCGACCTCGTGGTGGTGCTCGAGGCCATGAAGATGGAGCAGCCGCTCGTCGCGCACCGCGCGGGCACCGTGCAGTCCCTGACGGCGGCCGTCGGGGCGAACGTCAGCGCGGGCGGGGCGATCTGCGACATCGTCGGCTGA